The stretch of DNA GCTAGCCGCTAAAGTTTTCGGCTGGATTGTGGTGCCTAGCGGGTGGAGAAaccaacagcaaaacaaaaccaaTGCATGTTCGTTTGTCCAGTCGTTAGCGGCCTTGTTTACATCGTGACGTCACGGAAGACGTGAAAATGTCTGTGTCCACAGGCAGAGAGGAAGATgttggaggaagtgagggacaaATAGCATGTTTGGGACCCGAAAAATGAGTACTACAGCAAAAACACCTTACGTAGAACTACATTCGATGAGTCgctgccactctccgatgactTTCCCTCTGTGCAGGGTGCTGTTGGAAGTGAGGATTGAATGCTTGCGATGATTTAATTAGATCGCAGTTGTGCACAGTATTTTGTGAAGATGAACACTCTAATAAGAAATATAGGCCAACCAGCCGAAACTTCGCAGCCGCTAAGTGTGAACATGTTCCGGTTAGTATGACtctgtcgatacttctagcgactacCATTTCCagccgcatattgacacgtgtgaacccgccttaaacTTAGTATTATGGCGGCTTACGAGGTAAATGATAGATTCTTCGGTCAGAGGATTTAAGTGTTACAGGCATgttgtctttatatttattgtcGTCTGTCTATTAATGTACTCCCCATCATTGATGtacatatgtacatatgtatatatgtatatatatatatatatatatatatatatatatatatatatatatatatatatatatatatatatatatatatatatatattgctattatgtgtaagaagaggagaagtctGATGCTGCCCATGGTGACAATTACTATTTTACCAAACTTCATATCTCCAAATTTTAATAAACCTATATGTAACTATATCTGATGCTGATGTTGCAAAAAGCGATTAGGAACTGAATGGAAATTCCTTGGTTTTATCTCAACTCTGATGCAGTGTTTTCATTGACTAGCTTGGATAATTAAATAACTTTTCATCAGTGGAAACAAATGTTTTATCTGATCCCTTATtcccacatatacacatacacagactGCAGGCTGATCCATGCGTCGCTACACAACCTCACTTATAACTGCTAatttggagggaaaaatatttcCTTAATAGTATCCTAAGATCGGTACCTCCTGCATAGCGTACTGATCCAAAagtgacaaaagagagagagagagagagagagagagagagagagagagagagagagagagaaaaaaaaacggataaTCTAGAAGACCAACATGCCCAAAAGTTAACCAAAGAGGGGGGAGCGTCTACACCAAAGAACGTACGTATGTATTCTTCGTCCACACAATGCACGAGCCGCCACACGAGTCCTCGCCACTCTGCCTGTTCAGCATTATCTAAGCCAGGGTTCTTAAACTTTTTAGCTCGTTGACCCCCCAATGAAGTTTCAAATTTTCTATCGACCCCCTAGCTTTTAATTCAAGGGAAAAACACCGATGCCAAAATcaatatgagtagtagtagtagtagtagtagtagtagtagtagtagtagtagctatgaAGTATGATAAAAAAAGTATGACACAGTAAGAAAATATGTCGAGGTGTACAAGTACATGTAAATTAATCCTCACTGCAacataccttttcttctttcactgttgACATCATTAATGAGAAGGATGTGCCTGGTGGGCCCCAACAAGGGTGCTGAATTAGGGTGCAGGTtgatgagagagatgagagagagaggggttgctTGAAAGTAGTGTTGCCAGCGCTGCTGAAATTTCTGAAGTTTACTGGAAAAACTTGACTTTATGTCTGGATTCAATAAATGAACATATTTTCTTAGTCAAATGGTATCTGATATCCTTAAAATTtttacaaattattatcaagaaTTTCAAATAGGAGGATTAAACGGTCCCTTCTACTCCAACAGTAAACCTGCACCGACCCCTGATTAATCATCAACTCCCTTTCGACCTCCTGGCTATTCATCGATCCCTTGGATGTTCCGATCGACCCGTGGGGGTCGATATCGACCACTTTGAGAACCCCTAAAATTCTAAGCTGTCGGAGCAAGGGCATCCATGGAAGCCGTCCCTACCAACGTAGCCCCTATTGTAGAGTTCTGTGAGAGCTTCTTCCACAAAGCcggaaaagaacaaataaaaaggtGCCTTTGGTACAGGAGATAGCCTGCCAATGAGCGGCGTGCCTACCCGCCGAGGGTGAACCACATCAACTTGCTCTGAGCACCTTATATTTTCCTCGAGCTCATGCGGCTCATCATGGCGCGTGGAACTAGTCTTGTGTAGTGTGGGTTTGAAATGAAGGTCGGCCACAACTTACAATTTCACTCCAAGATGGCGTAACTTTTAGCCATTGAAGATTTATCGAATCTTTAGTCCTACTTTGCTTCACATTACGTAAGTGAAACAAGATGAACGATGTTGTGATCCGGAGAGGAGCGGGACGACCCATTGAAAATGAGGCTGTGATAGGTCGTGACCTGCACTTCAAATAATCCTACTGGGCAGCAGGACGGCAGATTTCCAACAATTAGTTGCTTTTGTACCTAAAGAATTTGCACTCCGTCATGCAAGTGtcaatcttctctttctctctgcaaaaTGCAACATCATTATTCGTAACAGTCAACTTGGGATCACAATGAATTATTTTTCTCATGGCGTCGGTCGTCGCTGTTAGCTTggacagtctactgtctactgTGTTGGGGGGAGGTGTTGCCGAACGCTCCTTTATTCATGaattctttcatcttcatcgTTGCAAcagtctcatttccttttatcttagtGCTAACTACGGAGAATGACAAGAATATCCTACATCACACCAAAAGCCGTGGCCACACTCGTTTCTACAGTATCTAATACTTAGATAATGAGTTCCATTGTGTGAAGTGTTATAGGACCGGCGTGAAATGCTTCGGTAACCGGTTCCAGTCACCAGGTGTATCCCGTGACCACCGCAGGCGGAAGGGCGTGAGTGAGACGCTATTGAGTTGAGCGTGTGGAAGTGTTGCGTCCTGGCGTGCGTTTGGGAACAAGCCAAGCTGGAGGGAAGGCGGGAGTGCTGCAAGAGAACAGCCCAGCCACGCCATCTTCTCATCGCAGAGGTATTTAGGTTACAATGGCCAATCAAGGGGAACGAGAGGGGGGGTGTCAAGGGAATAACATTCATCCTTCCCTTAGTTCGTGAAAGTATGGACTAAGGTAAAGTTAATTGAACCGGTTGTTCCTTGGCGTGAATGGAAAACCATAACCTAACCACGCTAATCACACAGAAATCACTCTACCAACAAGCCTATAATAGACTGTCTCTACGCCGGAGGAACAACAGGTTACAATTCCCTCATTCTAGCGTGCCGCTAGTTTCCGTATTACTATTAGCGAGGAAGtgtgaagtgaaatgaaatcagtaatgCAGAGTTGTGAAATGATACCCAGAACAGTCGTATTGGCTTAATTCACACGTTTTGTGTTTAGTGATATGAACTGAGGATAATATGATGTGAAATCTTGGGTGAGATCATCCTCTAACGTAATTGTTGGTAGTAAGAAGAAAGACTTTACAACTGCATCTTGTACCATCGATGGATTTAATTGAAGAGTTCAATTTGTGTCTGAAATATTTCGAAACAACAGCCAGTGCTCACTGCCAGGGTCACACGTCAAGTCACTCCTGAGAGTATATGAATAGTAAATATacttgataatatatatatatatatatatatatatatatatatatatatatatatatatatatatatatatatatatatatatatatatatatatatatatatatatatatatatatatatatatatatatatatatatatatatatatatatatatatatatatatatatatatatatatatatatatatatatatatatatatatatatatatatatatattaaacatGTAGTTAACAAGCCAGTGAGCTAAAAATGTTATCTCTTATCTATTATAATAGGATTTCTGTTTCCAGGTAAGATATTAAACAAAACCATGATTACTTAATTTGTTAgttatcattaaaaaaaaagaagagtaacttCATTCTATAGTTTCCTGCTCCTTGTTGTATGCATCCAACAATACGTAACATACGTACGTGTAGCAGCTTAATGTGGGACACGCGGCACATCCATTATTCACGTTGATTCCCCTGAGAGGGCAAGGTATgacatttcattcttcctttgtggACGTGGGGCCTTCAGCTTTTGCCACAATGACTTTCAGACGAAATGCGTCACAACAATCTATCCCTTTCTTAACTGTGGATGTTGAATCAGATTCGTGCCCGCCAACCATCGGCACGGTATTAAGATCAACCTTGTGAATCAGATATGCATCTCATGCTCAAATCTTTGTTGATAtggataaaataagatgaaagttAACACAATGTGTCACAATGGTGATGTCTGAAAGAGGCAGTGCACATGCTGGCCCGCGGAGAGAGCTAACCACCCTACTGGGCATTACGTGATAAGGTAGTACAGTAGTGTGAGGGAGTTCATTGATTTATCCCATGCAAATTTTCACAGGAAATGTTGGAATACTTCAGGATGccatcactgaaaaaaaaaaaaaaaaattgagaaccaTTGGCCAGATGTGTTAagcttcatattattattattattattattattattattattattattattattattattattattattattagtttttattattattactattattatcattattattattgttgttgttatagacgTCTCTGTGTTGCATTAAAGTTATGACGTTTCTCTCAGGAACATGCCCGCCCTTGAAGATCACCAGCTTGGGGAAACAGACTCTCTGCTGGGCTCTGAACACAACTATAAATTTGACTCTTCGGACGGCTCTGACGGTTACTACTACAAGGTCAGGGTTGAAAACAATGGTtgtttgaagaaaaagaaggaaaagattgatttgaataaaaattatttttattgaagtaggaatttttttaatgatgtgatttttttctattaaatttttttttgttttttgcacttattattattttcaagtgcTAGGAGGCCATTTTCTCGTATTCAAACTTGGCTAATGTTAAATGAAATCATAACAAAACATATATTACCCAACATGAGTCTCTCATATAAAGGTCATAATTAGGACAATTCGAAATGGTGAGCGTTGAAGAACCATCCACTTAGCATTCCATCATGCTGCTCAAACCCCAACCTTCCCTCTTTGTCTCCTTCACCCAGGAATTAGAAGACTGGACCCACTATCCGGGCAAGCGAATCAGCTATGGCACCTGCAAGCAACGAGAGGGCATCACCCTGATCTGGCGCGAATTGAGCGTGTATGTGCCGGGAAAGAAGACTTGTTTCACAAGACGACATAACCAATACCAACCTGTTAAAAAAGTGCTATCCAACGGTgagaataagtgtgtgtgtgtgtgtgtgtgtgtgtgtgtgtgtgtgtgtgtgtgtgtgtgtgtgtgtgtgtgtgtgtgtgtgtagcggcaAGAAATTTATTGAAAAAATGTTGTTTCAGTAAGTTATCAGTTTAGTAAACATTCGATATTTTCCCGTTTCTTGTGATGATACGATCAACTCAATTTTCTTCCCATAGTGTTCGGAGCAGTTCAGCCTGGGAGTTTGCTGGCCATGATGGGAGCAAGGTAACCTGTTTGCCTGTTTGCTGGATGTATCTGTCTACACCTGTgtctacctatatatatatatatatatatatatatatatatatatatatatatatatatatatatatatatatatatatatatatatatatatatatatatatatatatatatatatatatatatatatatatatatataaaataggcTTATAGTATTTGTGGCAATGTAGACTGCATGAGCCACAGGTAAATATAAGAATGGATAGTCGAGGAGGAGGCTATCTTTGTAATTGCAAAACAATACTTCTATTAAGAGATGCAATGATGCAGTTCCCTAAATAATCAAGTGGGTGTTTTGTGACTTTCACGTTACTCCGCAGCGGAGCAGGCAAGACCACCTTGATAAACGCCCTGGCACACCGCACCACCGGCAAGATGGTGGTGGACGGGGACATTCTCATCAACGGCCACAAGGTCAATGAGGCGCTGTCCACGCTGGCCGGATACGTTCACCAGCACGACCTCTTCCTGGGCTCAATCACTGTTAACGAACATTTAACCTTcatggtaatgtgtgtgtgtgtgtgtgtgtgtgtgtgtgtgtgtgtgtggtacaaaATATAATGAACATTTAGACTCTATTTCTTcgaaatgaaaatatgtaatTGTTCATTCAACCTCTAAGCACGCTGGCTAGTTATCCAGGTGTTTCTAAGCATATTGCTCTGAATGCCCATGAAGTAATAGAAAACAAATGTTTTCACTTGGAATTGCTCAAATTCACTTGGGAGATGCGTCATATATTTTCCCTGAATATCTGTTTACAATATTTACTTCTTGACGTGCCATTAACAAAAAGATCCTAAGCTACACTTATTGCTGGAGTGGATAAAAGTAAAGTAATTTAAGATGAATTTGTGCCAAAGAGgtaggaaaacaaggaagtgcTTGAGTCTCCTCCTCTCCAGACTCGACTGAAGATGGACCGCCGCACCACAGCCAAGGAGAGGCAGGCACGAGTGGTGGAGCTTCTCAACACTCTGGGACTCGCCAAGGTGCAGAATACTCTCATCGGCACTCCTGGAAGTGAAAAGTCCCTCTCCGGCGGGGAAAGGAAGCGACTAGCCTTTGCCACAGAGGTAATTCACCAAGTCCCATGTTCCTGTCCTTCACAGTGATTATTGCCCTTCCATCCTGCATACCTTCACGTTTATACtctatacttttattttcttcatcttttattgtGGCACATTTTTGAGATTTGTAAATCTAAATGTATctcttattttgattatttgtcATTCGAGAacgagacagacaaacacatacaaacaaaatatatactATAGATATAAGGTCGAGATGATCTCacatatatttatgtatgtgtacgtacgtacgtacttGACAGATTCTGACTGACCCACCACTTCTGTTTTGCGATGAACCAACCACGGGTATGGACTCCTTCAACGCAAAACTGATGGTGAAGATCATGCAGGACATGGCCAAGCGAGGCAAAACTATCTTGTGCACCATTCACCAGCCATCCTCAGAGATCTTTGCGATGTTCGACAGGTTACTTCTTTTAGCTGAGGGACGCGTAGCATACATGGGCTCGTCTGCTGGTGCTCTACAGTTTTTTGAAAGGTAAGTCAACAAGAATCATAAACATGAAAATTGCGtataacatgataaaaaaagaaaagacttatTTGTACATGCTGGTATAGCTTAACGTTTTGAAATTGataaaattactctctctctctctctctctctctctctctctctctctctcatatgcagCCAGGGTTACAAATGTCCCTCTACCTTCAATCCTGCTGACTACTTCGTGCACACTCTGGCAGTCTTCCCTGGCCACGAAGGTCGCTCCCAGGCACGCATTGATACAATATGCCACGACTACACCATGTCTCCATACTACAAACAAATCGAAATGATCattcaacaagaggaagataTTTGCCTCTTAAATCTGAAATATGGAAGCAGCGTAAGTGTACAGCGAGGATTTATAACAGGACACTTGGAATCCTTCTATACTACTGAAGTCTATGATTACTTAATTCACTGTCTTATATCATCACTACATGAAAGATCAGTCTTGCGTTATTTCAATTCCTTTCTTGAAGTCGTTATCATTGATTGTTTTTGCCAGTGATAATTGTTCACCTCATGCAGTGAGAGATATCCAGCCTGGTGCTACTTAACGTTTTCAGTTTATAATGTTTAGCTTTAATTAAGATACTAATATTTTTTACTGAGCATCCTTA from Portunus trituberculatus isolate SZX2019 chromosome 20, ASM1759143v1, whole genome shotgun sequence encodes:
- the LOC123506741 gene encoding protein scarlet-like, encoding MPALEDHQLGETDSLLGSEHNYKFDSSDGSDGYYYKELEDWTHYPGKRISYGTCKQREGITLIWRELSVYVPGKKTCFTRRHNQYQPVKKVLSNVFGAVQPGSLLAMMGASGAGKTTLINALAHRTTGKMVVDGDILINGHKVNEALSTLAGYVHQHDLFLGSITVNEHLTFMTRLKMDRRTTAKERQARVVELLNTLGLAKVQNTLIGTPGSEKSLSGGERKRLAFATEILTDPPLLFCDEPTTGMDSFNAKLMVKIMQDMAKRGKTILCTIHQPSSEIFAMFDRLLLLAEGRVAYMGSSAGALQFFESQGYKCPSTFNPADYFVHTLAVFPGHEGRSQARIDTICHDYTMSPYYKQIEMIIQQEEDICLLNLKYGSSYEEELFHRNTPERPGWLVQWWWLTWRALLDSYRNPTVHYIRIVKKIISALLVGLSYGQIRLNQAGIQDIEGAIYFFVSQNSFPAVYGVLNLFPKEMPLFFREHRNGIYRSDTYYISKMISQIPGFIVDPIVFCCICYWLVGLQSHFYHFSLTVLICIADAITASACGTMVSTAFENLPTILLFLLPFQLVILIYGGLFVNLKSLPWYTAWLKYISWFMYTNEALTVTQWKDIKNITCEMPPGVPCFHTGMEVIEKYAFKPSHLAYDFVMMAVLYCCFHLLGFVALHVRAKKK